GCTACCGGAGAGCTTCCCGATCATCGGGGGCCACGAGGGAGCGGGCATCGTCCTGGAGGTCGGACCGGAGGTGAAGTCCCTCCAGGTCGGGGACCACATCGCCGCCAGCTTCTTCCCGGCGTGCGGACGGTGCCGCTACTGCGTGACCGGCCGCACCAACCTGTGCGACCTCGGTGCCGGCACGTTCGGGCGGGGCCAGATCAGCGACGGCACCGACCGCCACCACATCGGTGACCAGCCCGTGTCGATCCTGGCGAAGCTCGGCACCTTTGCCGAGCACAGCGTGATCAACGAGATGTCGGCCATCAAGGTGGCGCCCGACCTGCCGATGACGGCGGTGGCGCTGGTGTCCTGCGGGGTGACGACCGGGTTCGGGTCGGCCGTGCACCGGGCCGAGGTCCAGCCCGGGGAGACGGTCGTGGTCGTCGGCACCGGGGGGGTCGGCATGAACGCCGTGCAGGGGGCGCGCATCGCCGGGGCGCGCAACATCATTGCCGTCGACCCCGTCGAGCTGAAGCGGGAGACGGCGCAGACCCTCGGCGCCACCCACAGCGCCGCCTCGATGGCCGACGCCATGCCGCTGGTCCAGGAGCTCACCTTCGGCCAGATGGCCGACGCCGTCATCCTCACCCCGGGCGTGCTCTACGGGGACCTGCTCGGCCAGGCGCTGTCGCTGACCGGGAAGGGCGGGACGACCGTGGTGACCGCCATAGCCCCCATGACCCAGACCCAGGCCGACATCAACCTGTTCGAGCTGGCCATGTGGCAGAAGGAGGTGAAAGGCGTGATCTTCGGCGCCGGGAACCCCCGCTTCGACATCCCCAACCTGCTGGCCCTCTACCAGTCCGGCCAGCTCAAGCTGGACGAGCTGATCACCCGCACCTACAGCCTCGACGGGATCAACGACGGCTACCAGGACATGCGCGACGGCAAGAACATCCGGGGCGTGCTGGTGATGAAGTAGCCGTTCAGCGATCGGGAGGCGGCTCGAGCACCGCTCCCCCGGTCGTGGCCCCCGGCCGGAAGGGGGCAAACAGCTCCAGCTGGATGTTGTCCGGGTCCCGGAACACGAGCACGAGCCCGAAGGGGTCCTCGGCCATCGGCGAGTGCGGGACGCCGAGCTGCTCGAGGTGGGCGCGCCAGCTCCGCAGCTCGTCGGTGTCGCGCACCGCGAAGCTGACGTGGTCGAGGCCGGCCCGGGTCTCGTCGAACGTCTCTCCCTCGGCCCCGGCCCGGTTCAGGGCTATCACCGTCCCGCTGCGCGGGTCCCCCAGCACGACCATGCGGTAGTCCCCGATCTCGAGGACGTTGAGGGCGCGGAAGCCGAGCACCGACTCGTACCACTGCCGGCTGCGCTCGACGTCGGTGACGGTGAGCGTGATGTGGTTGACCCCGTCGATGCTCGGCATGCCGGCAGCGTAGGGCCGGGGTCGGCCGGCGCTAGGCGGAGGCGGAAGCGGCAGCCGCCACGTGAGGAAGAGCGAGGATCTCGGCGAGGGGCTCCCCCGCCTCCTGCCCGAGGGCGCGGCGGGCAAAGGCGCACAGCGCCTGCTCGTGGGCCACGTAGGCCTCGGCCACCTGGCGCTCGGACTCGTCGGCGGTGAGCTCGAGGATCCGGCGGTACTTGGCCAGGAACTCCTTGGTCACCGCCTCGAACGACCCGAGGAACTGCTCCCAGGCCAGATCGGCCACCGAGGCGGCCACCTCGGTGGCCTGGGCCACGGTGGCGGCGGTGTCGCCGCGGTCGTAGCCCTTCTGGTCGAGGAGGGGCTCGGCCAGCTCCTTGGTGGAGCGCTCGAGGAGGGTGAGCACCTCGAGCTGGCGGCGGTGCTCGGGATCCTGCTGACGCTCGGCCAGGAGCCGGAACAGGGTCTCCCCGAGCACCTCTCCCTGGTAGGACTCGGTCCACAGCTGCTCGGTGGTGGTCATGGCCGCGATGGTAGGCCGCCGCCGGGCGGTGGGCTCAGGCGGTCTCGGGAACGGCCAGGATCTCGTAGAGGGGATTGAGCAGGGCCAGCTGGCCGCGGTGGGTCCCGACCATTCCCTCGGCGCTGATGCGGGTCCCCACCTGGATGCCGGGCACCTGGCGCCGGCCGAGGAAGGCGATGATCAGCCGGGCCGTCCCGTCGTCGATCGTGCACTCCAGGCTGGGCACGCCCCCGAAGGGCTGGACCCGCACGGTCTCGATGGTGCCAGCCACCGCGGCGCGGGTCCGGGGCCGCACCTCGGCGATGGCGGCGGCGCCGGGGTGCACGAACGCCCGGGCCCGCGGGGCGGCGG
This Acidimicrobiales bacterium DNA region includes the following protein-coding sequences:
- a CDS encoding NDMA-dependent alcohol dehydrogenase, which codes for MKTRAAVLWGLHQDWKVEEIELDPPEAGEVLVKWEAAGLCHSDEHLVTGDMVVPEEIRKAAGLPESFPIIGGHEGAGIVLEVGPEVKSLQVGDHIAASFFPACGRCRYCVTGRTNLCDLGAGTFGRGQISDGTDRHHIGDQPVSILAKLGTFAEHSVINEMSAIKVAPDLPMTAVALVSCGVTTGFGSAVHRAEVQPGETVVVVGTGGVGMNAVQGARIAGARNIIAVDPVELKRETAQTLGATHSAASMADAMPLVQELTFGQMADAVILTPGVLYGDLLGQALSLTGKGGTTVVTAIAPMTQTQADINLFELAMWQKEVKGVIFGAGNPRFDIPNLLALYQSGQLKLDELITRTYSLDGINDGYQDMRDGKNIRGVLVMK
- a CDS encoding VOC family protein; the encoded protein is MPSIDGVNHITLTVTDVERSRQWYESVLGFRALNVLEIGDYRMVVLGDPRSGTVIALNRAGAEGETFDETRAGLDHVSFAVRDTDELRSWRAHLEQLGVPHSPMAEDPFGLVLVFRDPDNIQLELFAPFRPGATTGGAVLEPPPDR